A genomic segment from Papilio machaon chromosome 10, ilPapMach1.1, whole genome shotgun sequence encodes:
- the LOC106721366 gene encoding 4-pyridoxate dehydrogenase, with protein MVNYSTYDYVIVGGGTAGSVLANRLSEDRTLNVLLLEAGDDPSLEVLLAGLVHLTARSRLDWNYTSETTQYSQCHKGRVLHHPSGKVLGGSSSINYMLYGRGSPLDYDMWATVVNDSAWNWDNTMPYFLKSERLEDPIIYNSPYRDSHGINGYLGVTRETSSELRKYLDSFRENGKLETFDVNGNESMGYTPQMYTIAGGARQTTAFSYLTPIRNRTNLHVMKNTMATKIIFDNNNHAIGVEALTEHNETYVLKASREVIVAAGAFNTPQLLMLSGIGPEEHLRLLNINVRSDLPVGYNLQDHPFVLVSIRGERSATATPHSDPHNFPLPTFTGYVALNRAQLHPDYQSINFAVPSDSPMPQKFCSLNFGFKSDICQILKAGVKGRKTILSLISLLHPKSRGRVMLRSTSPRDPPLIYSGLFSDESDIEDLISYVKDFTSVMNTTYFRDIRAQLVDLSGNRCMGYKLWSREFWRCYVACLAAPLHDYTGTCAMGLVTDTRLRVRGVRRLRVVDASALPGLVGGNVLAAVVMLAEKAADLIKRDLSLNFRPSHPFINV; from the exons ATGGTGA ATTACAGTACGTACGACTACGTGATAGTGGGGGGCGGCACGGCGGGCAGCGTGCTTGCCAACCGTCTCAGCGAGGACCGCACTCTCAACGTGCTGCTACTGGAGGCGGGTGACGACCCCTCGCTTGAAGTGCTG CTCGCTGGCTTGGTGCACCTTACGGCGCGCTCCCGCCTCGACTGGAACTACACGTCGGAGACGACGCAGTACTCGCAGTGTCACAAGGGCCGCGTGCTGCACCACCCCAGCGGCAAAGTGCTTGGTGGCAGCAGCAGCATCAACTACATGCTCTACGGCCGCGGCAGCCCGCTCGACTACGACATGTGGGCTACGGTTGTCAATGACTCTGCATGGAACTGGGACAACACCATGCCCTACTTTCTGAAGAGCGAGAGGCTCGAGGATCCGATTATATACAATTCGCCTTACAGAGACAGCCACGGCATCAACGGTTACTTAGGCGTGACGAGGGAAACTAGCAGCGAACTACGGAAATATTTGGATTCGTTCAGGGAAAACGGTAAGCTGGAGACGTTCGACGTGAACGGCAACGAGAGCATGGGCTACACGCCACAAATGTACACAATTGCCGGCGGCGCGCGCCAGACCACCGCCTTTTCCTACCTCACGCCCATTCGGAACAGAACCAACCTGCATGTCATGAAAAACACGATGGCCACCAAGATCATTTTCGACAACAACAACCACGCCATCGGAGTCGAGGCCCTGACGGAACACAACGAGACCTACGTGCTGAAGGCGAGCAGGGAAGTAATCGTCGCCGCCGGCGCCTTCAACACGCCGCAGCTTCTCATGCTGTCGGGCATAGGCCCCGAAGAGCACCTGCGCCTACTGAACATCAACGTGCGCAGTGACCTGCCCGTCGGCTACAACCTGCAGGACCATCCGTTCGTGTTGGTGTCGATCCGGGGCGAGCGGTCAGCGACAGCCACCCCGCACTCCGACCCCCACAACTTCCCATTGCCCACTTTCACCGGGTATGTGGCGCTGAACCGCGCGCAGCTGCACCCCGACTACCAGAGTATCAACTTCGCCGTGCCAAGCGACTCCCCGATGCCGCAGAAATTCTGCTCCCTAAACTTCGGGTTCAAAAGTGACATCTGCCAAATTCTTAAAGCCGGAGTGAAAGGCAGGAAGACGATTTTAAGTTTGATCAGTCTTCTCCATCCGAAATCGCGCGGGCGCGTGATGCTGCGCAGCACATCCCCGCGCGATCCGCCGCTCATCTACAGCGGGCTATTCTCCGACGAGAGTGATATAGAGGATCTGATAAGCTACGTCAAAGATTTCACTTCTGTAATGAACACGACGTACTTCCGAGACATTCGCGCTCAACTGGTGGACTTGAGCGGCAACCGCTGCATGGGGTACAAGCTCTGGAGCCGTGAGTTCTGGCGCTGCTACGTGGCCTGTCTGGCAGCACCGCTGCACGACTACACGGGCACGTGCGCCATGGGTCTGGTGACGGACACGCGGCTGCGAGTGCGCGGTGTGCGGCGGCTGCGCGTGGTGGACGCTAGCGCGCTGCCTGGCCTCGTGGGCGGCAACGTACTAGCCGCCGTCGTAATGCTCGCCGAGAAAGCCGCCGATTTGATCAAGAGAGATCTTTCTCTCAACTTTAGGCCCAGCCATCCCTTTATTAATGTGTAG
- the LOC106721403 gene encoding glucose dehydrogenase [FAD, quinone]: MMSTMDVEASLASTVKVQEAFRTLALLQLTYTLFPKSAEVSDGDCFDYVIVGGGGAGCVLANRLSEQPGVSVLLIEAGGDPPIESQWPALQTYTLRSYLDWNYTTTPDPVSQRCHKQHSGNLVAGRVLGGSTALSSLYYVRGNPRDYDTWADLLDDRNWSWDAVYPYFKKGEDLKDCEVLSSSCAKYYGTSGYLGLTRDPNPKSRRYLNAFKELNYSTPLDINGCSFSGYVQQMFMIADGVQQNTAYAYLSPVKDRANLHVLKHATVYEILFDSSDRAIGVKLTKDNKNISVRARKEVILSAGTFNSPQLLMLSGIGPKEHLQELGIRVRSDLPVGFNYQNHVSVFVPFKMDYSRAPLVPTDPRRSSLFTSFIGSVPANGSADRIEYENVNYIVQHDSQDLLQFCAFYHGYENRLCQTLFDESRGRDVLLSCAVMLYPESRGRVMLRSADIADPPLIDAGILRDERDLERYVGYIENTLRLLNTTLLRSVKAEVVDLKLQMCEGLELWSKPYIRCYVRCMVATLHHYLGTCAMGSVVDSELRVHGVRGLRVVDASVMPSNVGGPTTAAVVMLAEKAADIIKYGHHKNINNNQCEPEQYTHHEKDIEHKNLQFQETQKEHENSQYQEIQKEVTHASSSSQNPLEKTKKGSNMQILKIPMKNTKKGRT; the protein is encoded by the exons ATGATGAGCACGATGGACGTGGAGGCGTCGCTGGCGTCCACAGTGAAGGTGCAGGAGGCGTTCCGAACGCTCGCGCTGCTGCAGCTTACTTACACATTGTTTCCTAAAAGCGCCGAGGTATCAG ACGGCGACTGCTTCGACTACGTGATAGTGGGGGGCGGCGGCGCAGGCTGCGTGCTGGCCAACCGGCTGTCTGAGCAACCAGGCGTCTCCGTGTTGCTCATCGAAGCGGGTGGTGACCCGCCTATTGAGTCGCAG TGGCCTGCTTTGCAAACTTATACACTACGGAGTTATCTGGACTGGAACTACACGACGACGCCAGACCCGGTATCACAGCGCTGCCACAAGCAGCACTCGGGGAACTTGGTGGCGGGCCGTGTGCTGGGCGGCAGCACGGCACTCAGCTCGTTGTATTACGTGCGCGGCAACCCCCGAGACTACGACACCTGGGCCGACCTGCTCGATGACCGCAATTGGAGCTGGGACGCCGTCTATCCTTACTTTAAAAAAGGTGAAGACTTAAAAGACTGCGAAGTCCTGAGCTCCTCGTGCGCGAAATATTACGGTACCAGCGGATACCTGGGACTAACTAGGGACCCCAATCCCAAATCGAGGAGATATTTGAACGCTTTTaaggaattaaattattcgacCCCTCTAGATATTAATGGATGCTCTTTTTCGGGATATGTTCAGCAAATGTTTATGATCGCCGACGGCGTGCAACAAAACACCGCTTACGCTTACCTCAGCCCCGTCAAAGACCGAGCGAATCTTCACGTCCTTAAGCACGCGACGGTCTACGAAATTTTATTCGACAGTTCTGATAGGGCCATCGGAGTAAAACTGACAAAGgacaataaaaacatatctgtGCGAGCTAGAAAAGAAGTGATCCTGTCTGCGGGCACCTTCAACAGCCCCCAGCTTCTTATGCTGTCGGGAATTGGGCCCAAGGAGCACCTACAGGAGCTGGGCATCCGCGTCCGCAGCGATTTACCCGTCGGCTTTAACTATCAAAATCATGTATCCGTTTTTGTTCCTTTCAAAATGGATTACTCTCGAGCTCCGCTGGTGCCGACCGATCCTCGTCGAAGTTCTCTGTTCACATCGTTCATCGGTAGCGTCCCGGCGAATGGTTCTGCGGATCGCATAGAGTATGAAAATGTCAATTACATAGTGCAGCACGACTCGCAGGATCTATTACAGTTTTGTGCATTTTATCACGGTTACGAAAATAGACTTTGTCAAACTTTATTCGATGAGAGCCGAGGCAGAGACGTGCTGCTTTCGTGCGCGGTTATGCTGTACCCCGAGTCCCGCGGCCGCGTGATGCTGCGCAGCGCGGACATCGCCGATCCGCCTCTTATCGACGCGGGCATCCTGCGCGACGAACGAGACTTGGAGCGATACGTGGGTTACATTGAAAATACTCTCAGGCTACTAAACACCACGTTATTAAGAAGCGTCAAAGCGGAGGTCGTAGACTTAAAATTGCAAATGTGCGAGGGGCTCGAGCTGTGGAGCAAACCGTATATTCGTTGCTACGTACGCTGTATGGTGGCCACGCTGCACCACTACCTGGGCACGTGCGCCATGGGTTCGGTGGTAGACAGTGAGCTGCGCGTGCACGGCGTGCGCGGTCTGCGCGTGGTAGACGCGAGCGTGATGCCAAGCAACGTCGGCGGACCCACCACTGCAGCCGTCGTCATGCTCGCTGAGAAAGCTGCCGACATCATAAAATATGGTCAtcacaaaaacataaataataatcagtGTGAGCCCGAACAATATACCCACCATGAAAAAGACATCGAACATAAAAACTTACAATTCCAAGAAACACAAAAAGAACATGAAAATTCTCAATATcaagaaatacaaaaagagGTGACACATGCCTCCTCCTCCTCTCAAAATCCCCTTGAGAAAACAAAAAAGGGTTCGAACATGCAAATTCTCAAAATCCcaatgaaaaatacaaaaaaaggacggacataa
- the LOC106721367 gene encoding dehydrogenase yields MTPLRLLHVVHVLTVARLVRPEHYGRSTHVNDAECFDFVVVGGGTAGCVLANRLTEDEQTTVLLVEAGGDPPYESMFPGLFPAMAGSRVDKNYTSENDGRTQQCHRNRVANLTSGHMLGGSSGLNYMLYVRGGPSDYAHWAAAAADPTWAWPDVLPYFIKSERLEDPGLLNSPYKIYHGTNGYMGVAREHRSEINKFSEAVREMGHEVLLDVNGYRHLGFTNPLFNIAGGVRQSAAYSFLAPIVHRKNLYILKNTLVTEVIFDENNNAEGVKVKTQNGTILSLVARKEVVLSAGAFKSPQLLMLAGIGPRDHLEDLGIPVRSNLPVGLNYQDHVAVFMSIKMEESNAPSAPPNKHLFPLPTFVGYVALDKRQEHPDYQVVNFVVPHDSEFPFNLCAFGYWFEFDICHNLRNGGKGKTTLFSTLNILHPRSRGRVTLRSRDPEDPPVIHTGMFSDERDLDDLARYLEDHARIVNTTYFKSVGAEIVDLKLAMCRGLRAGSGQYWRCYARCMMNTMYHYAGTCALGGVLDSRLRVRGVRRLRVVDASVMPTLPGGNTHAPVLMIAEKAADFIKEEHPKSGALGD; encoded by the exons ATGACCCCGCTGCGGCTGCTACACGTGGTGCACGTGCTGACCGTAGCCCGGCTCGTCCGCCCTGAGCACTACGGACGCAGTACACATGTCAATG ACGCAGAATGTTTTGACTTCGTCGTAGTCGGCGGCGGTACCGCCGGTTGCGTGCTGGCCAACAGGCTCACTGAAGACGAACAAACCACCGTGCTGCTCGTCGAAGCCGGGGGGGACCCGCCGTATGAGTCGATG TTTCCAGGCTTGTTTCCAGCCATGGCCGGCAGTCGGGTCGATAAAAACTATACGTCAGAAAACGACGGTAGGACGCAGCAATGCCACAGGAACCGCGTCGCCAACCTGACGAGCGGGCATATGTTGGGCGGCAGCAGCGGCCTCAACTACATGCTGTATGTGCGCGGCGGGCCGTCAGACTACGCGCACTGGGCGGCCGCCGCGGCCGACCCCACCTGGGCCTGGCCGGATGTGCTCCCATACTTCATCAAAAGTGAAAGACTCGAGGACCCTGGCTTGCTAAATTCCccttacaaaatatatcacgGGACCAACGGGTACATGGGCGTCGCGCGTGAACATCgaagtgaaataaataagttttcgGAGGCCGTTCGTGAGATGGGGCATGAAGTTTTATTAGATGTGAACGGATATCGCCATTTAGGATTCACCAATCCATTGTTTAACATCGCCGGCGGCGTGCGGCAAAGTGCGGCGTATTCGTTCTTAGCTCCTATCGTTCATCGCAAAAATCTGTATATTCTCAAGAATACCTTAGTTACTGAAGTTATATTCGATGAGAATAATAATGCCGAGGGAGTAAAAGTTAAGACTCAAAATGGAACGATTTTATCGTTAGTAGCGAGAAAGGAAGTTGTTTTGTCAGCGGGCGCTTTCAAAAGTCCACAGTTGCTAATGCTGGCGGGGATCGGGCCCAGGGATCATCTGGAGGACCTCGGAATCCCGGTTAGAAGTAATTTACCGGTTGGGTTAAACTACCAGGACCACGTGGCGGTTTTTATGTCGATCAAAATGGAAGAATCGAATGCGCCCTCCGCGCCGCccaacaaacatttatttccgCTACCCACGTTCGTCGGCTACGTGGCTCTCGACAAACGCCAGGAGCACCCCGACTACCAGGTGGTCAACTTTGTCGTGCCTCACGATTCCGAATTTCCATTTAACTTGTGTGCGTTCGGTTACTGGTTCGAATTCGACATTTGCCACAATCTTCGTAACGGCGGCAAAGGAAAGACTACACTATTCTCGACGCTCAACATACTGCACCCGAGGTCGCGGGGCAGAGTGACGCTGCGCAGCAGGGATCCCGAAGACCCCCCTGTCATCCACACGGGAATGTTTTCGGACGAGCGCGACTTAGACGATCTTGCCAGGTATTTGGAAGATCATGCCCGCATCGTGAATACGACGTACTTCAAGAGCGTCGGTGCCGAGATAGTAGACTTGAAGTTGGCGATGTGCCGCGGGCTGCGGGCGGGGAGCGGACAGTACTGGCGGTGCTACGCGCGCTGCATGATGAACACGATGTACCACTACGCGGGTACGTGCGCTCTGGGCGGCGTCCTGGACTCGCGGCTGCGCGTGCGCGGCGTGCGGCGGCTGCGCGTGGTCGACGCTAGCGTCATGCCCACGCTGCCCGGAGGCAACACGCACGCCCCCGTCCTCATGATAGCTGAAAAAGCCgctgattttataaaagaagaacatc CAAAAAGCGGTGCTTTAGGagattaa